The genomic segment CGACCTGGTGGCCGGGATGTCGGCCGCGCACGGCATCACCCTGGCCTTGCTGGCCCGGACGCGAACCCGGCGGGGGCAGAAGGTCGAGATCGCCATGCTGGACGTCATGGCGTCCCTGCTCACGTACCAGGCCGGCATCTACTTCGGCACGAAGCAGCGGCCGACGCGCAAGGGCAACCAGCATCCCTCGATCGTCCCCTACGAGGTCTTCAAGGCCGGCGACGCCTACGTGACGCTGGGCGTGGCCAACAACTCGCTGTGGCTGCAATGTTGCCGGGCCCTCGAGCGGCCGGACCTGGCCGCCGACCCCCGCTTCGACACCGAGGCCAAGCGCGTCGAGAACCGCGCCCTGCTGGTGCCCCTGCTGAACGAGATCCTGGGCACCCGCAGCGCCGACGAGTGGCTGAAGCGGCTGGAAGCGGCCGGCGTACCCGCGGGCCGCATCCGCACCGTGGCCGAGGTGTGCGAGAGCGAGCATCTCAAGGCGCGCGGCATGATCGCGGCCCTGCCGCACCCCACCGCCGGCTCCATCACCGTCATGGGCGTGCCCATCCGCCTGCACGCAACCTCCGGCTCCGTCCGCACGGCCCCGCCGCTGCTGGGCCAGCACACCGAGGCCGTCCTGCGCCGGGTGCTCGGGCTGCGGGCGGCGCAGATCGCCCGGTTGCGTCGCGCGGCGGCGATCTGATCCCGATCCCGACGGACGACCGGCGGTGAAGAACGAACCGGCCCCGGTCATGGGGTCATTGACACCGCCGCTGCCTCGCGCTGTGATTGACACCCCCGCGCGGGCGGCCGCATCATGGCGGGACGGCTGAGGCAGGAGG from the Candidatus Methylomirabilota bacterium genome contains:
- a CDS encoding CoA transferase codes for the protein MAQAAKPLGGIRVLDLTRVLAGPFCSMILADMGAEVIKVEEPGKGDDTRRWPPFVGGEATYFMSVNRNKLSVTVNLKTPEGLDVLKRLATKSDVLIENFRTGTMERLGLGYRALSRLSPRLVYCSISGFGETGPEAQRAGYDLIVQGESGIMDLTGFPDGPPVKVGNSIADLVAGMSAAHGITLALLARTRTRRGQKVEIAMLDVMASLLTYQAGIYFGTKQRPTRKGNQHPSIVPYEVFKAGDAYVTLGVANNSLWLQCCRALERPDLAADPRFDTEAKRVENRALLVPLLNEILGTRSADEWLKRLEAAGVPAGRIRTVAEVCESEHLKARGMIAALPHPTAGSITVMGVPIRLHATSGSVRTAPPLLGQHTEAVLRRVLGLRAAQIARLRRAAAI